In Saprospiraceae bacterium, a genomic segment contains:
- a CDS encoding 50S ribosomal protein L25, producing the protein METVVINASPRTDTGKVASNRYRREGVVPCVLYSKEGNLQFNAQPSELKALLYTPKFKVAEINFNGQTHRCILKEVQTHPVTDQITHLDFLKLIKGTPVKVEVPVTLKGAAVGVKSGGKLVQRIRTVHIKASSENIVPEVYLDVTKLDLGQTMRVRDIIPVSGVEIVNPASTPVVGVEIPRALKGAAAEETKAAAGAPAKK; encoded by the coding sequence ATGGAAACCGTCGTTATCAACGCCAGCCCTCGAACAGACACCGGAAAAGTTGCATCTAACCGCTACCGCAGAGAAGGTGTTGTGCCTTGTGTCTTGTATTCTAAAGAAGGCAATTTGCAATTTAATGCTCAACCTTCTGAACTGAAAGCCTTGTTGTACACTCCAAAATTCAAGGTTGCAGAAATAAACTTCAACGGACAGACTCACCGTTGCATCTTAAAAGAAGTACAAACTCACCCTGTAACCGATCAAATTACACATTTGGATTTTCTAAAGCTCATCAAAGGTACTCCTGTAAAAGTGGAGGTTCCCGTGACTTTAAAAGGTGCCGCAGTTGGTGTTAAATCGGGTGGTAAACTGGTTCAAAGAATTCGCACCGTCCACATTAAGGCTTCTTCCGAAAACATTGTACCTGAAGTTTATTTGGACGTTACCAAACTCGATTTGGGTCAAACCATGAGAGTTCGCGATATCATCCCCGTTTCAGGTGTTGAAATCGTAAATCCAGCTAGTACGCCGGTTGTAGGTGTTGAAATTCCACGTGCTCTGAAAGGTGCCGCTGCTGAGGAGACCAAAGCCGCTGCTGGAGCTCCTGCTAAAAAATAA